A section of the Stenotrophomonas acidaminiphila genome encodes:
- a CDS encoding DUF4440 domain-containing protein, with protein MKTPLYLLPLLLAPAVAALAADDLATTIATLDRAVFDSFNHCQDPAQLEKHAGYFDPAVEFYHDTGGVTWTREAMLDNTRRHACGRYTRELIDGSLQVFPVKDFGAIAQGSHRFCDTASGKCEGLADFVMLWRLHDGQWSITRVLSYGHRTAPTPAQP; from the coding sequence ATGAAGACCCCGCTGTACCTGTTGCCCCTGCTGCTGGCGCCGGCCGTCGCGGCACTGGCGGCCGATGACCTGGCCACTACCATCGCCACGCTCGACCGCGCCGTGTTCGACAGCTTCAACCATTGCCAGGATCCGGCCCAGCTGGAGAAGCACGCCGGCTATTTCGACCCGGCGGTGGAGTTCTACCACGACACCGGCGGCGTCACCTGGACCCGCGAGGCCATGCTCGACAACACCCGCCGCCATGCCTGCGGCCGTTACACGCGCGAACTGATCGACGGCAGCCTGCAGGTGTTCCCGGTCAAGGATTTCGGCGCCATCGCCCAGGGCAGCCACCGCTTCTGCGACACCGCCAGCGGCAAGTGCGAGGGACTGGCCGACTTCGTCATGCTGTGGCGCCTGCACGATGGCCAGTGGTCGATCACCCGCGTGCTGAGCTACGGCCACCGCACGGCGCCCACGCCCGCGCAGCCATGA
- a CDS encoding ABC transporter ATP-binding protein yields MLGYYLQLALRSFRRNRVLTTLMVVTIGIGIGAAMTTLTLYKVLSGDPIPDKSTRLFYPRLEPRTLGRDVSLDPEPMDQLTRFDAEELLRQKRGVRQAMMSAGAVTVLPEGAAAQPFRAASRYTSADFFTMFNAPLRAGRGWSADDDAARARVAVIGSGLATKLFADADPVGREIRLPQGVLRVIGVMDEWTLNPRFYDLSNRRFGGGEQVFLPFSTSRDMRLPTQGNMNCWGNSNNDPEGARGRNAPCAWVQYWVELASPGQAADYRKYLADYSDQQRAAGRFERPANVRLDDVMGWLDVNRVVPNDVRMQMWLAFGFLLVCLLNTVGLLLAKFLRRSGEIGVRRALGAARGDIFRQCLVEAGAIGLAGGLLGLGFAALGLWLIRQQPDDYARLAQMDTGTLLLTVTLALAASLLAGLLPAWRAMQVPPALQLKSQ; encoded by the coding sequence ATGCTCGGCTACTACCTGCAGCTCGCGCTGCGAAGCTTCCGCCGCAACAGGGTACTGACCACCTTGATGGTGGTGACGATCGGCATCGGCATCGGTGCGGCGATGACCACGCTGACGCTGTACAAGGTGCTGTCCGGCGACCCGATACCGGACAAGAGCACGCGCCTGTTCTACCCGCGGCTGGAGCCGCGCACGCTCGGCCGCGACGTCAGCCTTGACCCGGAGCCGATGGACCAGCTGACCCGCTTCGACGCCGAGGAACTGCTGCGGCAGAAGCGCGGCGTGCGCCAGGCGATGATGAGCGCCGGCGCGGTGACGGTCCTGCCGGAAGGCGCCGCGGCGCAGCCCTTCCGTGCCGCATCGCGCTACACCTCGGCCGATTTCTTCACCATGTTCAACGCGCCGCTGCGCGCCGGCCGCGGGTGGAGCGCGGACGACGACGCCGCACGCGCGCGGGTGGCGGTGATCGGCTCCGGGTTGGCCACGAAGCTGTTCGCCGACGCCGACCCGGTCGGGCGCGAGATCCGGCTGCCGCAGGGGGTGCTGCGTGTCATCGGGGTGATGGACGAATGGACGCTCAACCCGCGCTTCTACGACCTCAGCAACCGCCGCTTCGGCGGCGGCGAGCAGGTGTTCCTGCCGTTCTCCACCTCGCGCGACATGCGCCTGCCCACCCAGGGGAACATGAACTGCTGGGGCAACAGCAACAACGACCCGGAAGGCGCGCGCGGGCGCAACGCGCCATGCGCCTGGGTGCAGTACTGGGTGGAGCTGGCATCGCCCGGACAGGCTGCCGACTACCGCAAGTACCTGGCCGACTATTCGGACCAGCAGCGCGCCGCCGGCCGTTTCGAACGCCCGGCCAACGTGCGCCTGGACGACGTCATGGGCTGGCTCGACGTCAACCGCGTGGTGCCCAACGACGTGCGCATGCAGATGTGGCTGGCGTTCGGCTTCCTGCTGGTGTGCCTGCTCAACACCGTCGGCCTGCTGCTGGCCAAGTTCCTGCGCCGCAGTGGCGAGATCGGCGTGCGCCGTGCGCTCGGCGCCGCGCGCGGCGATATCTTCCGGCAATGCCTGGTGGAAGCCGGCGCCATCGGCCTGGCCGGCGGCCTGCTCGGCCTGGGCTTCGCCGCGCTGGGCCTGTGGCTGATCCGCCAGCAGCCGGACGATTACGCACGGCTGGCGCAGATGGATACCGGCACCCTGCTGTTGACCGTCACCCTGGCGCTGGCCGCCAGCCTGCTTGCGGGCCTGCTGCCGGCCTGGCGCGCGATGCAGGTGCCGCCGGCACTGCAGCTCAAGAGCCAGTGA
- a CDS encoding ABC transporter permease, translating into MEIRPILSILMRHKTAAALIVLEIALSCAIICNAIFVIGNRTTEMRRESGIAEDELVHISVSSLQPDRNRDAMRREDTATLAAVPGVRSVSSVNQLPYGDNVWASGINLRPGQADAVVTASNYMDDGHLLPTLGLRVVEGRGFNPDEYQDQDALDAPGQAPQVPAVLLSRALAARLFPGGSALGRDIYVWGDQPTRVVGVVDRLIAPGRGRMFEDSDHTMIFPLWVSHGSYVLRTDPARRDEVLKAAVAALTRADPNRIVDTRKTVSEMRRDFYSRDRAVIWLLVSVCVALLAVTAFGIVGLASFWVQQRTRQIGIRRALGATRTQILRYFQAENFILTSTGILIGVLLAYTLNLTLMRQYELPRLPLAYLPASALVLWLLGQVAVFGPARRAAAIPPAVATRSA; encoded by the coding sequence ATGGAAATCCGTCCGATCCTCTCGATCCTCATGCGGCACAAGACCGCCGCGGCGCTGATCGTGCTGGAGATCGCCCTGAGCTGCGCGATCATCTGCAACGCGATCTTCGTGATCGGCAACCGCACCACGGAAATGCGCCGCGAAAGCGGCATCGCCGAGGACGAACTGGTCCATATCAGCGTCAGCAGCCTGCAACCGGACCGCAACCGCGACGCGATGCGGCGCGAGGACACCGCCACCCTGGCCGCCGTCCCCGGGGTCAGGTCGGTCAGCAGCGTCAACCAGCTACCCTACGGCGACAACGTCTGGGCCTCTGGCATCAACCTGCGCCCGGGCCAGGCCGACGCGGTCGTCACCGCCTCCAACTACATGGACGACGGCCACCTGCTGCCCACCCTGGGCCTGCGCGTGGTGGAGGGCCGCGGCTTCAACCCGGACGAGTACCAGGACCAGGACGCCCTGGACGCACCGGGGCAGGCGCCGCAGGTGCCCGCCGTGCTGCTGAGCCGCGCGCTGGCCGCACGCCTGTTCCCCGGCGGGAGCGCGCTGGGCCGCGACATCTACGTGTGGGGCGACCAGCCCACCCGCGTGGTCGGCGTGGTCGACCGGCTGATCGCTCCCGGGCGCGGACGCATGTTCGAGGACAGCGACCACACCATGATCTTCCCGCTGTGGGTGTCCCACGGCAGCTATGTCCTGCGTACCGATCCGGCCCGCCGCGACGAGGTGCTGAAGGCCGCGGTGGCCGCGCTCACCCGCGCCGACCCCAACCGGATCGTCGACACCCGCAAGACCGTCAGCGAGATGCGCCGCGACTTCTACAGCCGTGACCGCGCGGTGATCTGGCTGCTGGTGAGCGTGTGCGTCGCGCTGCTGGCGGTCACCGCGTTCGGCATCGTCGGCCTCGCCAGCTTCTGGGTGCAGCAGCGCACCCGCCAGATCGGCATCCGCCGCGCGCTGGGCGCCACCCGCACCCAGATCCTGCGCTACTTCCAGGCCGAGAATTTCATCCTCACCAGCACCGGCATCCTGATCGGGGTACTGCTGGCCTACACCTTGAACCTCACCCTGATGCGCCAGTACGAGCTGCCGCGCCTGCCCCTGGCCTACCTCCCGGCCAGCGCGCTGGTGCTGTGGCTGCTGGGCCAGGTCGCGGTGTTCGGCCCGGCGCGCCGCGCCGCGGCGATCCCGCCCGCCGTCGCCACCCGCAGCGCCTGA
- a CDS encoding ABC transporter yields the protein MNYTLETGLRGCLRHPRTMLLAVLTLALGLASVMTMLTLLSVLSADPLPGISHRLYIAWADSRPAARSGENDSIDGTGASVPPLWKLQDVQAMRHQQADVRQVALLTAPLSVSNADGSNTRTASAVLAVGPMLSMFGVPLRHGRAWTPEEEQTRAPVVVISRALSQRLLGREDGTGAGIRLGRHTFQVIGISERWAPRPRPHFLPGNDPGWQGHGDEIFVPAMAAVDAGVEVTSTRQCDGGGFDGFRFDEINIDNCRWLVLWAELLDGVQHEAYARSLQAFAAQRRASGAFERAADTTLRPMGEWLRFNRVVPDSVRLNLWLAAGLLALCLVNVAGLLAARFLRRAGEHGVRRVLGAPRRSIIAACLVEAGLAGVLGGVLALPLTLGGLWLMRQQGEAYAPLARFSLPLFLALLALALLTGLLVGLLPALRAARQEPALQVKTL from the coding sequence ATGAACTACACGCTGGAAACCGGCCTGCGTGGCTGCCTGCGGCATCCGCGGACAATGCTGCTGGCGGTGCTGACCCTGGCATTGGGGCTCGCATCGGTGATGACCATGCTGACGCTGTTGTCGGTGCTGTCGGCTGATCCGCTGCCCGGCATCAGCCACAGGCTCTACATCGCCTGGGCTGATTCGCGCCCGGCGGCACGCAGTGGCGAGAACGACAGCATCGATGGCACTGGCGCCAGCGTACCGCCGCTTTGGAAGCTGCAGGACGTGCAGGCGATGCGTCACCAGCAGGCGGACGTCCGCCAGGTGGCGCTGCTGACCGCGCCGCTGTCGGTGAGCAATGCCGACGGCAGCAACACGCGCACCGCATCGGCGGTGCTGGCGGTAGGGCCCATGCTGTCGATGTTCGGCGTACCACTGCGCCATGGCCGTGCCTGGACGCCGGAGGAAGAACAGACGCGCGCGCCGGTGGTGGTGATCAGCCGCGCGCTGAGCCAGCGCCTGCTTGGCCGCGAAGACGGCACCGGTGCGGGGATCCGCCTTGGCCGCCATACATTCCAGGTGATCGGCATCAGCGAGCGCTGGGCACCACGCCCACGCCCACATTTCCTGCCCGGCAACGATCCCGGTTGGCAGGGCCATGGCGACGAGATCTTCGTGCCGGCGATGGCCGCGGTGGACGCGGGCGTGGAGGTCACCAGTACACGCCAATGCGATGGGGGTGGCTTCGATGGTTTCCGCTTCGACGAAATCAACATCGACAACTGCCGGTGGCTGGTGCTGTGGGCCGAGCTGCTGGATGGGGTTCAGCATGAAGCGTATGCACGCAGTCTGCAGGCGTTCGCAGCGCAGCGGCGGGCCAGTGGGGCCTTCGAGCGCGCTGCCGACACGACCCTGCGGCCCATGGGCGAATGGCTGCGTTTCAACCGCGTCGTGCCCGACAGCGTGCGCCTGAACCTGTGGCTGGCCGCCGGCTTGCTGGCCTTGTGCCTGGTCAATGTCGCCGGCCTGTTGGCCGCGCGCTTCCTGCGCCGTGCCGGCGAGCACGGCGTACGCCGTGTACTCGGTGCGCCACGGCGCTCGATCATCGCCGCCTGCCTGGTGGAAGCCGGACTGGCCGGAGTGCTGGGGGGCGTACTCGCATTGCCGTTGACACTGGGCGGGCTGTGGCTGATGCGCCAACAGGGTGAGGCGTATGCACCACTGGCGCGCTTCAGCCTCCCACTGTTCCTTGCCTTGCTGGCGCTGGCACTGCTCACCGGCCTGCTGGTGGGATTGCTGCCTGCGCTGCGCGCGGCCCGGCAGGAGCCGGCGCTGCAGGTCAAGACGCTCTAA
- a CDS encoding ABC transporter permease, whose protein sequence is MEIRPILSTLARHKMAAALIVLEIALSCAIICNALFIVTQRLETLNLASGMDDDRLVEIALSGIGQQTDADARTAQDLASLRAIPGVERVAITNQLPFQNGSWNTSLSLSAEQEVPTLSATQYMFGEGTLASMGLKLVAGRDFNADEYKSSDELNKIEDVSNLSSAILLSKAAADKMFPEGDALGKTVYMANIPLTIVGVVDTLLRPNLMGGNRTFSAIFPIRMNFSNGGRYLIRVSDPARRAEVLEQALAALDRNDPNRLVWRKQTYEEGRAKYFANDRDMIGLLLIVSALLLLVTALGIVGLASFWVQQRTKQIGIRRALGATKGQILRYFQTENFLLATIGIIVGMLLAYLLNQWLMGRYELPRLPLLYLPLGAVALWLLGQVAVFGPARRAAAIPPAVATRST, encoded by the coding sequence ATGGAAATCCGCCCCATCCTCTCCACGCTGGCGCGCCACAAGATGGCGGCCGCGCTGATCGTGCTGGAGATCGCGCTGAGCTGCGCCATCATCTGCAACGCACTGTTCATCGTCACCCAGCGCCTGGAGACACTGAACCTGGCCAGCGGCATGGACGATGACCGGCTGGTCGAGATCGCCCTGAGCGGCATCGGCCAGCAGACCGACGCCGATGCCCGCACCGCGCAGGACCTGGCGTCGCTGCGCGCCATCCCCGGCGTGGAGCGCGTGGCCATCACCAACCAGCTGCCGTTCCAGAACGGCAGCTGGAACACCTCGCTCTCGCTCAGCGCCGAACAGGAAGTCCCCACCCTCAGCGCCACCCAGTACATGTTCGGCGAAGGCACGCTGGCATCCATGGGGCTGAAGCTGGTCGCCGGCCGCGACTTCAACGCCGACGAATACAAGAGCAGCGACGAGCTGAACAAGATCGAGGACGTGAGCAACCTGTCCTCGGCCATCCTGCTGAGCAAGGCCGCCGCCGACAAGATGTTCCCGGAAGGCGACGCGCTGGGCAAAACCGTGTACATGGCCAACATCCCGCTGACCATCGTCGGCGTGGTGGACACCCTGCTGCGGCCCAACCTGATGGGCGGCAACCGCACGTTCTCGGCGATCTTCCCGATCCGCATGAACTTCTCCAACGGCGGCCGCTACCTGATCCGGGTCAGCGACCCGGCACGCCGCGCCGAGGTGCTCGAACAGGCGCTGGCCGCGCTGGACAGGAACGACCCCAACCGCCTGGTCTGGCGCAAGCAGACCTACGAAGAGGGCCGCGCCAAGTACTTCGCCAACGACCGCGACATGATCGGCCTGCTGCTGATCGTCAGCGCGCTGCTGCTGCTGGTGACCGCGCTGGGCATCGTCGGCCTGGCCAGCTTCTGGGTGCAGCAGCGCACCAAGCAGATCGGCATCCGCCGCGCCCTCGGCGCGACCAAGGGCCAGATCCTGCGTTACTTCCAGACCGAGAACTTCCTGCTGGCGACCATCGGCATCATCGTCGGCATGCTGCTGGCGTACCTGCTGAACCAGTGGCTGATGGGGCGCTACGAGCTGCCGCGGCTGCCGCTGCTGTACCTGCCGCTCGGCGCCGTGGCGCTGTGGCTGCTGGGCCAGGTCGCAGTGTTCGGCCCGGCGCGCCGCGCCGCGGCGATCCCGCCGGCCGTCGCCACCCGCAGCACCTGA